One Pseudonocardia sediminis DNA window includes the following coding sequences:
- a CDS encoding carbonic anhydrase — MGGIERRAVLRGMAGIGLGGVAAMATAGCSTPASGSAGAGASAAPATLPAAAPAAAPAAPPSAEQALALLQEGNRRWREVHPDHPHEGVEVRTRLVSAQHPIATVLSCVDSRVPPELVFDQGLGDLLTVRTAGQVLDDAVLGSVAFGLLELKIPLVVVLGHESCGAVSAALDATAKGEAAPGHLSTLVEAIAPSIPAQGDRTARIAGGVDANVRRVVAGLKADADLAGAVARGELTVVGARYDLHTAEVVLL; from the coding sequence GTGGGTGGGATCGAACGCCGCGCGGTGCTGCGCGGGATGGCCGGGATCGGGCTCGGGGGAGTCGCGGCGATGGCGACGGCGGGGTGCTCCACGCCGGCGTCCGGATCTGCGGGGGCGGGGGCGTCCGCGGCCCCGGCGACGCTCCCGGCGGCGGCTCCCGCGGCCGCGCCGGCGGCCCCGCCGTCCGCGGAGCAGGCCCTCGCCCTGCTGCAGGAGGGCAACCGCCGGTGGCGCGAGGTCCACCCCGACCACCCGCACGAGGGTGTCGAGGTCCGCACCCGGCTGGTGTCGGCGCAGCACCCGATCGCCACGGTGCTGTCCTGTGTGGACTCCCGGGTGCCGCCGGAGCTCGTGTTCGACCAGGGTCTCGGCGACCTGCTCACGGTCCGCACCGCGGGCCAGGTGCTCGACGACGCGGTGCTGGGCAGCGTGGCGTTCGGGCTGCTGGAGCTGAAGATCCCGCTCGTGGTGGTCCTCGGCCACGAGTCCTGCGGCGCGGTGTCCGCGGCGCTCGACGCGACGGCGAAGGGGGAGGCGGCGCCGGGGCACCTGTCGACGCTGGTCGAGGCGATCGCGCCGTCGATCCCGGCGCAGGGCGACCGGACGGCACGGATCGCGGGCGGGGTGGACGCGAACGTGCGCCGCGTCGTCGCCGGCCTGAAGGCCGACGCCGACCTGGCCGGGGCGGTCGCGCGCGGGGAGCTCACCGTCGTCGGGGCGCGCTACGACCTGCACACCGCCGAGGTCGTGCTGCTCTGA
- a CDS encoding class I SAM-dependent methyltransferase, which produces MSAEKIVGTTGLARRSVGSAESEHASRRWWDADARDYLAEHGADIGDAEFVWCPEGLHEGDAGLLGDVTGARVLEVGAGSAPCSRWLAAQGARPVALDLSAGMLAHAAELGGRTGIRVPLVQAGAERLPFGDAVFDIACSAFGAVPFVADPGRVMREVARVLRPGGRWVFAVNHPIRWAFPDDPGPDGLTVTQSYFDRTPYLEVDADGAATYVEHHRTLGDRIRDVVAAGLVLEDLVEPEWPEGRERVWGQWSPLRGALFPGTAIFVTRRPA; this is translated from the coding sequence ATGAGTGCGGAGAAGATCGTCGGGACGACCGGGCTGGCGCGCCGGTCCGTCGGGTCCGCGGAGTCCGAGCACGCCAGCCGCCGCTGGTGGGACGCCGACGCCCGGGACTACCTGGCCGAACACGGCGCCGACATCGGCGACGCCGAGTTCGTGTGGTGCCCGGAGGGCCTGCACGAGGGCGACGCCGGACTGCTCGGCGACGTCACCGGCGCCCGCGTGCTCGAGGTCGGGGCCGGGTCCGCGCCGTGCAGCCGGTGGCTGGCCGCGCAGGGTGCCCGGCCGGTCGCCCTCGACCTCTCCGCGGGGATGCTGGCCCACGCCGCGGAGCTCGGTGGGCGCACCGGCATCCGGGTGCCGCTCGTACAGGCCGGCGCCGAGCGCCTGCCGTTCGGCGACGCCGTGTTCGACATCGCCTGCTCGGCGTTCGGCGCGGTGCCGTTCGTGGCCGACCCCGGGCGGGTCATGCGCGAGGTGGCCCGGGTCCTGCGCCCCGGCGGCCGCTGGGTGTTCGCGGTGAACCACCCGATCCGCTGGGCCTTCCCGGACGACCCGGGCCCGGACGGCCTGACCGTCACCCAGTCCTACTTCGACCGCACCCCGTACCTGGAGGTCGACGCCGACGGCGCCGCGACCTACGTCGAGCACCACCGCACGCTCGGCGACCGGATCCGCGACGTCGTCGCGGCCGGGCTGGTGCTCGAGGACCTGGTCGAGCCGGAGTGGCCGGAGGGCCGGGAGCGCGTCTGGGGCCAGTGGTCGCCGTTGCGCGGCGCGCTGTTCCCCGGCACCGCGATCTTCGTGACCCGCCGGCCCGCCTGA
- a CDS encoding hotdog fold thioesterase codes for MAPDTSSEQLAARMGVELVTLTLDEVVGRMPVAGNRQPYGLLHGGASAVLAETLGSTLSALHAMPERFPVGLELACTHHRSATQGWVTGTARPIHVGRSTSTSEIVIVDDEGRRVCTAKLTCLHRDNRPQVG; via the coding sequence ATGGCCCCCGACACGAGCTCCGAGCAGCTCGCCGCCCGGATGGGGGTCGAGCTCGTGACGCTCACCCTCGACGAGGTGGTCGGACGGATGCCGGTCGCCGGCAACCGCCAGCCCTACGGCCTGCTGCACGGCGGGGCCAGTGCCGTGCTGGCCGAGACCCTGGGCTCCACCCTCTCCGCGCTGCACGCGATGCCCGAGCGGTTCCCGGTCGGGCTGGAGCTCGCCTGTACCCACCACCGTTCGGCGACGCAGGGGTGGGTCACCGGCACCGCCCGGCCGATCCACGTCGGGAGATCCACCAGCACGAGCGAGATCGTGATCGTCGACGACGAGGGCCGCCGGGTCTGTACCGCGAAGCTGACCTGCCTGCACCGGGACAATCGACCGCAGGTCGGCTGA
- a CDS encoding DNA glycosylase AlkZ-like family protein translates to MVRVRVTWRQVTRWRAGRQLLTAREPDPVAVARRLCGIHAQVTSCGAGIAQVRGAADPDTATWTDRTLVRTWAMRGTLHLLPADELELWTGALTDRESRRRFPPSWEREHGVTGQDLHAITDAVGEVLGATPMSRTELAAAVQARLGRTDLAGPLATGWGALLKPAAARGLLCSGPADGQTSTFVSPAAWLGRTVTGLDAGTANREVLLRFLSVNGPATTADVARWWGEQPAPARRWARSCADDLTEVEIDGESGYLVARSDAEELAAVPDGGTHPGDGPFLLPGFDPWVIAPLSHRRRAVPDGHEKDVSRTAGWISPVLVVDGRVAGVWDRDGDLIRVRLLDRLPAATRRAVEALARPTGVDWT, encoded by the coding sequence ATGGTCCGCGTGCGGGTGACGTGGCGTCAGGTGACGCGGTGGCGGGCCGGACGCCAGCTGCTGACCGCCCGTGAGCCTGACCCGGTCGCGGTGGCACGACGGCTGTGCGGCATCCACGCCCAGGTCACCTCCTGCGGCGCCGGGATCGCGCAGGTGCGCGGGGCCGCGGACCCGGACACCGCGACGTGGACCGACCGCACCCTCGTCCGGACCTGGGCGATGCGCGGCACCCTGCACCTGCTGCCCGCCGACGAGCTGGAGCTCTGGACCGGCGCCCTGACCGACCGCGAGTCCCGGCGCCGGTTCCCGCCGTCCTGGGAGCGCGAGCACGGTGTCACCGGGCAGGACCTGCACGCGATCACCGACGCCGTCGGCGAGGTCCTCGGGGCGACGCCGATGTCGCGCACCGAGCTCGCCGCGGCGGTCCAGGCCCGGCTCGGCCGCACCGACCTCGCCGGGCCGCTGGCCACCGGCTGGGGTGCGCTCCTCAAACCCGCCGCCGCACGGGGGCTGCTCTGCTCCGGGCCCGCCGACGGCCAGACGAGCACGTTCGTCTCCCCCGCGGCCTGGCTCGGGCGCACGGTCACCGGGCTCGACGCCGGGACGGCGAACCGGGAGGTCCTGCTGCGGTTCCTGTCCGTCAACGGCCCCGCGACCACCGCCGACGTCGCCCGCTGGTGGGGCGAGCAGCCCGCCCCGGCCCGCCGATGGGCCCGCTCCTGCGCCGACGACCTGACCGAGGTGGAGATCGACGGCGAGTCCGGCTACCTCGTCGCCCGCTCCGACGCCGAGGAGCTGGCCGCCGTCCCGGACGGTGGCACCCACCCCGGAGACGGGCCGTTCCTGCTGCCCGGCTTCGACCCGTGGGTGATCGCCCCGCTGAGCCACCGGCGGCGCGCGGTCCCGGACGGGCACGAGAAGGACGTCTCCCGCACGGCCGGCTGGATCTCCCCGGTGCTCGTCGTCGACGGTCGGGTCGCCGGCGTCTGGGACCGCGACGGCGACCTCATCCGGGTGCGGCTGCTCGACAGGCTGCCGGCCGCCACCCGCCGCGCGGTCGAGGCCCTGGCCCGGCCCACCGGCGTGGACTGGACGTGA
- the rpsA gene encoding 30S ribosomal protein S1, with amino-acid sequence MSTDTTAAPTTPQVAVNDIGSEEDFLAAIDLTIKYFNDGDIVEGTIVKVDRDEVLLDIGYKTEGVIPSRELSIKHDVDPAEVVEVGEFVEALVLQKEDKEGRLILSKKRAQYERAWGTIEALKESDEPVEGTVIEVVKGGLILDIGLRGFLPASLVEMRRVRDLQPYVGRKIEAKIIELDKNRNNVVLSRRAWLEQTQSEVRSEFLNQLQRGQVRKGVVSSVVNFGAFVDLGGVDGLVHVSELSWKHIDHPSEVVEVGQEVTVEVLDVDLDRERVSLSLKATQEDPWRLYARTHAIGQIVPGKVTKLVPFGAFVRVEEGIEGLVHISELAERHVEVPEQVVQVGDDAMVKVIDIDLDRRRISLSLKQANEGMTTETEFDPTRYGMAAEYDDQGNYIYPEGFDVDSGDWKEGYEEARAAWEKQYAEAHERYEQHMAQIRKAAEAEAEAGDEVATANYSSGGDSPAGGSTGGGDAPAQAESGGSLASDEQLAALREKLSGGA; translated from the coding sequence ATGTCCACCGACACCACCGCCGCCCCGACCACGCCTCAGGTCGCCGTCAACGACATCGGGTCGGAGGAGGACTTCCTCGCCGCCATCGACCTGACGATCAAGTACTTCAACGATGGCGACATCGTCGAAGGCACGATCGTCAAGGTCGACCGGGACGAGGTCCTGCTCGACATCGGCTACAAGACCGAAGGCGTCATCCCCTCGCGGGAGCTGTCGATCAAGCACGACGTCGACCCCGCCGAGGTCGTCGAGGTCGGCGAGTTCGTCGAGGCCCTCGTTCTCCAGAAGGAGGACAAGGAAGGCCGTCTGATCCTGTCCAAGAAGCGCGCGCAGTACGAGCGCGCCTGGGGCACGATCGAGGCGCTCAAGGAGTCCGACGAGCCGGTCGAGGGCACCGTCATCGAGGTCGTCAAGGGTGGTCTCATCCTGGACATCGGCCTCCGCGGCTTCCTCCCGGCCTCGCTGGTCGAGATGCGCCGCGTGCGCGACCTGCAGCCCTACGTCGGTCGCAAGATCGAGGCCAAGATCATCGAGCTGGACAAGAACCGCAACAACGTGGTCCTGTCCCGCCGGGCCTGGCTCGAGCAGACCCAGTCCGAGGTGCGCAGCGAGTTCCTCAACCAGCTGCAGCGCGGACAGGTCCGCAAGGGCGTCGTCTCCTCGGTGGTCAACTTCGGTGCGTTCGTCGACCTGGGCGGTGTCGACGGCCTGGTGCACGTCTCCGAGCTGTCCTGGAAGCACATCGACCACCCCTCCGAGGTCGTCGAGGTCGGCCAGGAGGTCACCGTCGAGGTGCTCGACGTGGACCTGGACCGCGAGCGCGTCTCCCTGTCGCTGAAGGCGACGCAGGAGGACCCGTGGCGCCTCTACGCCCGGACCCACGCGATCGGCCAGATCGTGCCGGGCAAGGTCACCAAGCTCGTCCCGTTCGGTGCGTTCGTGCGCGTCGAGGAGGGCATCGAGGGCCTAGTGCACATCTCCGAGCTGGCCGAGCGCCACGTCGAGGTGCCGGAGCAGGTCGTGCAGGTGGGCGACGACGCGATGGTCAAGGTCATCGACATCGACCTGGACCGCCGCCGGATCTCGCTGTCCCTCAAGCAGGCCAACGAGGGCATGACGACCGAGACCGAGTTCGACCCGACCCGGTACGGCATGGCCGCCGAGTACGACGACCAGGGGAACTACATCTACCCCGAGGGCTTCGACGTCGACTCCGGCGACTGGAAGGAAGGCTACGAGGAGGCTCGGGCCGCCTGGGAGAAGCAGTACGCCGAGGCCCACGAGCGCTACGAGCAGCACATGGCGCAGATCCGCAAGGCCGCCGAGGCCGAGGCGGAGGCCGGCGACGAGGTCGCCACGGCGAACTACTCCTCCGGGGGCGACAGCCCGGCCGGTGGCAGCACCGGTGGCGGCGACGCCCCGGCGCAGGCCGAGAGCGGTGGCTCGCTGGCCAGCGACGAGCAGCTGGCCGCGCTGCGGGAGAAGCTCTCCGGCGGTGCGTGA